The proteins below come from a single Xenopus tropicalis strain Nigerian chromosome 9, UCB_Xtro_10.0, whole genome shotgun sequence genomic window:
- the znf432 gene encoding oocyte zinc finger protein XlCOF7.1 isoform X1 produces MGMWEEASDPVMGKKDKNEERKERILNLTLEIIYLLTGEGYVIPKKKSPTVGLGALHAPGSVIQKENDKKILELISNIIQLLTGEVAIRCEEVSVYFSLEEWEYIKENKALYREGIKEEEEPQQLRPLDGEYEDKREIPADLGGTFCYINEPSKIGAEGADICADKNLTNAEISPAEQPPPANEIKEEAASCEEAASWEGENQSDCSINPLTEQIQGTDTPTAIMGCSLNNSSAEDDTLVVIKEEESSCEGENHVSNGIKEEAASWEGENQSDCSINPLTEQIQGTDTPTPNTKTCKCSELHKHCKTKADFLKHQKTHTGVKPFVCSVCEKRFLWETDYIVHKRSHTGEKLFSCSECGKRFRQRLHLIEHHRTHTGEKPYSCSDCGKSFSRSSDFNRHCRIHRLEKLCICSQCNKQFSSHSELIVHQSSHVGKGPYSCSECEKRFNCPSKLTIHQRSHTGERPYSCSECGKGFKDRMTLRAHLRSHTGEKPFTCSQCEKCYARRSDLNKHLAFHKGEKPFTCSQCEKCFTHRSDLNRHLKSHNEEKPFSCSQCGKCFTHRSDLNRHLKSHRERPFSCSQCLKNFSSSSQLTAHLRVHSGESPYSCTECGKGFKHPSYLVAHQRIHTGEKPFVCNECGECFLYRYQLGAHYLLHAGKKPLPDINCTDTQ; encoded by the exons atgggaatgtgggaggaagcgagtgacccagtgatggggaagaaggataaaaatgaggagcggaaggagagaatcctgaatctcacactggagattatctatctgctgactggagag ggctacgtcatccctaagaagaagagcccaactgtgggtttgggggccctgcatgcccctggctccgtcatacagaaggaaaatgacaagaagatcctggaactcatctccaacatcatccagctgctgactggagag gttgccataaggtgtgaggaggTTTCcgtctatttttccttggaggagtgggagtatataaaggaaaacaaggccctttacagggaagggataaaggaggaggaggagccccaacagctccgcccacttg acggtgaatatgaagataagagagagattccagctgatctgggaggaacattttgttatattaatgagccaagcaagattggggctgaaggAGCAGATATTTGTGCCGACAAAAATCTGACAAATGCTGAaatttctccagcggaacagcccccaccggccaatgagattaaagaggaggcggcttcatgtg aggaagcggcttcatgggaaggggaaaaccaatcagattgcagcattaatccacttacagaacagatacagggaacagacacacctactgctatcatggggtgcagtctgaataacagctcggcagaggATGATACATTGGTTGTTATTAAAGAGGAAGAATCTTCATGCGAAGGGGAAAACCATGTATcaaatgggattaaagaggaagcggcttcatgggaaggggaaaaccaatcagattgcagcattaatccacttacagaacagatacagggaacagacacacctactcccaACACAAAGACGTGTAAGTGTTCTGAGTTACATAAACATTGTAAAACTAAGGCCGATTTTCTCAAGCACCAGAAAACTCACACAGGGGTAAAACCATTTGTCTGTTCTGTGTGTGAGAAACGTTTTTTGTGGGAAACAGACTATATTGTACATAAGAGAagtcacacaggagagaaactgttctcctgttctgaatgtggaaaaaGGTTTCGCCAACGTCTACATCTTATTGAGcatcacagaacccacacaggagagaaaccctaTTCCTGTTCTGACTGTGGGAAAAGTTTTTCACGCAGTTCAGACTTCAACAGACACTGCAGAATTCACAGACTAGAGAAATTATGTATTTGCTCCCAATGTAACAAACAGTTCTCGTCTCACTCAGAGCTTATTGTGCATCAAAGTAGTCACGTGGGAAAGGGACCatattcttgttctgaatgtgagaAACGTTTTAACTGTCCCTCAAAACTTACAATACATCAGAGAAGCCATACCGGAGAGAGGCCTtattcatgttctgaatgtgggaaggGCTTTAAAGATCGTATGACTCTCCGAGCCCATCTAAGaagtcacacaggggagaaaccattcacttgttctCAGTGTGAGAAATGTTATGCTCGTCGCTCAGATCTTAACAAACACCTGGCCTTTCACAAAGGAGAAAAACCATTCACTTGTTCTCAATGTGAAAAATGTTTCACTCATCGCTCAGATCTTAACAGACACCTGAAATCTCATAATGAAgaaaaaccattttcttgttctcagtgtgggaaatgtttcactcATCGCTCGGATCTTAACAGACACCTGAAATCTCATAGAGAAAGACCATTTTCTTGCTCTCAATGTCTGAAAAATTTCAGTTCTTCTTCACAGCTTACTGCACATCTCAGGGTTCACTCAGGAGAGAGTCCTTACTCttgtactgagtgtgggaaaggTTTTAAACATCCCTCATACCTTGTTGCACACCAacgaattcacacaggggagaaaccatttgtttGCAATGAATGTGGGGAATGTTTTTTGTATCGTTATCAGCTCGGTGCACATTATCTGTTACACGCAGGGAAGAAACCATTGCCTGACATTAACTGTACTGATACACAGTGA
- the znf432 gene encoding gastrula zinc finger protein XlCGF57.1 isoform X2 → MLVSLPDGEYEDKREIPADLGGTFCYINEPSKIGAEGADICADKNLTNAEISPAEQPPPANEIKEEAASCGFTDTLTLIMGCSLNNSSAEDYTSVAIKEEESSCEGENQSDCSINPLTEQIQGTDTPTAIMGCSLNNSSAEDDTLVVIKEEESSCEGENHVSNGIKEEAASWEGENQSDCSINPLTEQIQGTDTPTPNTKTCKCSELHKHCKTKADFLKHQKTHTGVKPFVCSVCEKRFLWETDYIVHKRSHTGEKLFSCSECGKRFRQRLHLIEHHRTHTGEKPYSCSDCGKSFSRSSDFNRHCRIHRLEKLCICSQCNKQFSSHSELIVHQSSHVGKGPYSCSECEKRFNCPSKLTIHQRSHTGERPYSCSECGKGFKDRMTLRAHLRSHTGEKPFTCSQCEKCYARRSDLNKHLAFHKGEKPFTCSQCEKCFTHRSDLNRHLKSHNEEKPFSCSQCGKCFTHRSDLNRHLKSHRERPFSCSQCLKNFSSSSQLTAHLRVHSGESPYSCTECGKGFKHPSYLVAHQRIHTGEKPFVCNECGECFLYRYQLGAHYLLHAGKKPLPDINCTDTQ, encoded by the exons atgcttgtatctctgccagacggtgaatatgaagataagagagagattccagctgatctgggaggaacattttgttatattaatgagccaagcaagattggggctgaaggAGCAGATATTTGTGCCGACAAAAATCTGACAAATGCTGAaatttctccagcggaacagcccccaccggccaatgagattaaagaggaggcggcttcatgtgGTTTCACAGATACACTTACTcttatcatggggtgcagcctgaataacagctcggcagaggATTATACATCAGTTGCTATTAAAGAGGAAGAATCTTCATGCGAAG gggaaaaccaatcagattgcagcattaatccacttacagaacagatacagggaacagacacacctactgctatcatggggtgcagtctgaataacagctcggcagaggATGATACATTGGTTGTTATTAAAGAGGAAGAATCTTCATGCGAAGGGGAAAACCATGTATcaaatgggattaaagaggaagcggcttcatgggaaggggaaaaccaatcagattgcagcattaatccacttacagaacagatacagggaacagacacacctactcccaACACAAAGACGTGTAAGTGTTCTGAGTTACATAAACATTGTAAAACTAAGGCCGATTTTCTCAAGCACCAGAAAACTCACACAGGGGTAAAACCATTTGTCTGTTCTGTGTGTGAGAAACGTTTTTTGTGGGAAACAGACTATATTGTACATAAGAGAagtcacacaggagagaaactgttctcctgttctgaatgtggaaaaaGGTTTCGCCAACGTCTACATCTTATTGAGcatcacagaacccacacaggagagaaaccctaTTCCTGTTCTGACTGTGGGAAAAGTTTTTCACGCAGTTCAGACTTCAACAGACACTGCAGAATTCACAGACTAGAGAAATTATGTATTTGCTCCCAATGTAACAAACAGTTCTCGTCTCACTCAGAGCTTATTGTGCATCAAAGTAGTCACGTGGGAAAGGGACCatattcttgttctgaatgtgagaAACGTTTTAACTGTCCCTCAAAACTTACAATACATCAGAGAAGCCATACCGGAGAGAGGCCTtattcatgttctgaatgtgggaaggGCTTTAAAGATCGTATGACTCTCCGAGCCCATCTAAGaagtcacacaggggagaaaccattcacttgttctCAGTGTGAGAAATGTTATGCTCGTCGCTCAGATCTTAACAAACACCTGGCCTTTCACAAAGGAGAAAAACCATTCACTTGTTCTCAATGTGAAAAATGTTTCACTCATCGCTCAGATCTTAACAGACACCTGAAATCTCATAATGAAgaaaaaccattttcttgttctcagtgtgggaaatgtttcactcATCGCTCGGATCTTAACAGACACCTGAAATCTCATAGAGAAAGACCATTTTCTTGCTCTCAATGTCTGAAAAATTTCAGTTCTTCTTCACAGCTTACTGCACATCTCAGGGTTCACTCAGGAGAGAGTCCTTACTCttgtactgagtgtgggaaaggTTTTAAACATCCCTCATACCTTGTTGCACACCAacgaattcacacaggggagaaaccatttgtttGCAATGAATGTGGGGAATGTTTTTTGTATCGTTATCAGCTCGGTGCACATTATCTGTTACACGCAGGGAAGAAACCATTGCCTGACATTAACTGTACTGATACACAGTGA